One genomic segment of Vulpes vulpes isolate BD-2025 chromosome 2, VulVul3, whole genome shotgun sequence includes these proteins:
- the STAC2 gene encoding SH3 and cysteine-rich domain-containing protein 2 isoform X2 has product MTEMSEKENEPDDAATHTPPGTVSALQETKLQRFKRSLSLKTILRSKSVENFFLRSGSELKCPTEVLLTPPTPLPPPSPPPASTDGGLPPPAPSPCPIPRPLAPLKPVRLHSFQEHIFKRASPCELCHQLIVGNSKQGLRCKTCKVSVHLWCSEEISRQQCPGKVSSSFRRNFSSPLLVHEPPPACVTSKESPPSGASGKVDPVYETLRYGTSLALMNRSSFSSTSESPTRSLSERDELTEDGEGSIRSSEEGPGDSVFTAPAEGEGSGPEEKSPGQQVGESMPPKPPLRKDVGPMYSYVALYKFLPQENNDLALQPGDRIMLVDDSNEDWWKGKIGDRVGFFPANFVQRVRPGENVWRCCQPFSGNKEQGYMSLKENQICVGVGRSKDADGFIRVSSGKKRGLVPADALTEI; this is encoded by the exons atGACCGAAATGAGCGAGAAGGAGAACGAACCGGATGACGCGGCCACCCACACGCCCCCGGGGACCGTCTCAGCCCTCCAGGAGACCAAG CTCCAGCGGTTCAAGCGCTCACTTTCCCTCAAGACCATCCTCCGAAGTAAGAGCGTGGAGAACTTCTTCCTTCgctcaggctctgagctcaagTGCCCCACTGaggtgctgctgacccccccaaccccgctgccccctccctccccaccaccggcatctacagatgggggcctccctcccccggccccctctccctgccccatcccGCGGCCCCTGGCACCACTCAAACCGGTCAGACTGCACAGCTTCCAGGAACACATCTTCAAGAGAGCCAGCCCCTGTGAGCTCTGCCACCAGCTCATTGTGG GAAACTCCAAGCAGGGTCTGCGGTGTAAGACGTGCAAAGTCAGCGTCCACCTCTGGTGCTCCGAGGAGATCTCCCGCCAGCAATGCCCAGGCAAGGTG TCCTCCTCCTTCCGTCGCAACTTCAGCTCTCCGCTCCTTGTGCATGAGCCACCTCCCGCCTGTGTCACAAGCAAAGAGTCCCCACCCTCCG GGGCCAGCGGAAAGGTAGACCCCGTCTACGAGACCCTGCGCTATGGCACCTCCTTGGCACTGATGAATCGCTCCAGCTTCAGCAGTACCTCTGAGTCCCCCACGCGGAGCCTG AGTGAGCGGGATGAGCTGACTGAGGATGGGGAAGGCAGCATCCGCAGCTCAGAGGAGGGCCCTGGAGACAGTG TATTCACAGCCCCGGCCGAGGGTGAAGGGTCAGGACCAGAGGAGAAGAGCCCCGGACAGCAG GTGGGTGAGAGCATG CCCCCTAAACCCCCTCTGCGAAAGGACGTGGGGCCCATGTACTCCTACGTCGCGCTCTACAAGTTTCTGCCCCAAGAGAACAATGACCTGGCTCTACA GCCTGGGGACCGGATCATGCTGGTGGATGACTCTAACGAGGACTGGTGGAAG GGCAAGATTGGCGACCGGGTTGGCTTCTTCCCAGCCAATTTTGTGCAGCGAGTAAGGCCAGGTGAGAACGTTTGGCGCTGCTGCCAGCCCTTCTCTGGGAACAAGGAACAGGGGTACATGAGCCTCAAGGAGAACCAG ATCTGTGTGGGCGTGGGCAGGAGCAAGGATGCTGACGGCTTCATTCGCGTCAGCAGCGGCAAGAAGCGGGGCCTGGTGCCAGCCGACGCCCTGACCGAGATCTGA
- the STAC2 gene encoding SH3 and cysteine-rich domain-containing protein 2 isoform X1, with translation MTEMSEKENEPDDAATHTPPGTVSALQETKLQRFKRSLSLKTILRSKSVENFFLRSGSELKCPTEVLLTPPTPLPPPSPPPASTDGGLPPPAPSPCPIPRPLAPLKPVRLHSFQEHIFKRASPCELCHQLIVGNSKQGLRCKTCKVSVHLWCSEEISRQQCPGKVSSSFRRNFSSPLLVHEPPPACVTSKESPPSGASGKVDPVYETLRYGTSLALMNRSSFSSTSESPTRSLSERDELTEDGEGSIRSSEEGPGDSVFTAPAEGEGSGPEEKSPGQQVGESMVSGSICSFIYPTSTGMGNARPPKPPLRKDVGPMYSYVALYKFLPQENNDLALQPGDRIMLVDDSNEDWWKGKIGDRVGFFPANFVQRVRPGENVWRCCQPFSGNKEQGYMSLKENQICVGVGRSKDADGFIRVSSGKKRGLVPADALTEI, from the exons atGACCGAAATGAGCGAGAAGGAGAACGAACCGGATGACGCGGCCACCCACACGCCCCCGGGGACCGTCTCAGCCCTCCAGGAGACCAAG CTCCAGCGGTTCAAGCGCTCACTTTCCCTCAAGACCATCCTCCGAAGTAAGAGCGTGGAGAACTTCTTCCTTCgctcaggctctgagctcaagTGCCCCACTGaggtgctgctgacccccccaaccccgctgccccctccctccccaccaccggcatctacagatgggggcctccctcccccggccccctctccctgccccatcccGCGGCCCCTGGCACCACTCAAACCGGTCAGACTGCACAGCTTCCAGGAACACATCTTCAAGAGAGCCAGCCCCTGTGAGCTCTGCCACCAGCTCATTGTGG GAAACTCCAAGCAGGGTCTGCGGTGTAAGACGTGCAAAGTCAGCGTCCACCTCTGGTGCTCCGAGGAGATCTCCCGCCAGCAATGCCCAGGCAAGGTG TCCTCCTCCTTCCGTCGCAACTTCAGCTCTCCGCTCCTTGTGCATGAGCCACCTCCCGCCTGTGTCACAAGCAAAGAGTCCCCACCCTCCG GGGCCAGCGGAAAGGTAGACCCCGTCTACGAGACCCTGCGCTATGGCACCTCCTTGGCACTGATGAATCGCTCCAGCTTCAGCAGTACCTCTGAGTCCCCCACGCGGAGCCTG AGTGAGCGGGATGAGCTGACTGAGGATGGGGAAGGCAGCATCCGCAGCTCAGAGGAGGGCCCTGGAGACAGTG TATTCACAGCCCCGGCCGAGGGTGAAGGGTCAGGACCAGAGGAGAAGAGCCCCGGACAGCAG GTGGGTGAGAGCATGGTGAGTGGGAGTATCTGCTCCTTCATTTATCCTACGTCTACGGGGATGGGCAATGCCAGG CCCCCTAAACCCCCTCTGCGAAAGGACGTGGGGCCCATGTACTCCTACGTCGCGCTCTACAAGTTTCTGCCCCAAGAGAACAATGACCTGGCTCTACA GCCTGGGGACCGGATCATGCTGGTGGATGACTCTAACGAGGACTGGTGGAAG GGCAAGATTGGCGACCGGGTTGGCTTCTTCCCAGCCAATTTTGTGCAGCGAGTAAGGCCAGGTGAGAACGTTTGGCGCTGCTGCCAGCCCTTCTCTGGGAACAAGGAACAGGGGTACATGAGCCTCAAGGAGAACCAG ATCTGTGTGGGCGTGGGCAGGAGCAAGGATGCTGACGGCTTCATTCGCGTCAGCAGCGGCAAGAAGCGGGGCCTGGTGCCAGCCGACGCCCTGACCGAGATCTGA
- the STAC2 gene encoding SH3 and cysteine-rich domain-containing protein 2 isoform X3, translated as MTEMSEKENEPDDAATHTPPGTVSALQETKLQRFKRSLSLKTILRSKSVENFFLRSGSELKCPTEVLLTPPTPLPPPSPPPASTDGGLPPPAPSPCPIPRPLAPLKPVRLHSFQEHIFKRASPCELCHQLIVGNSKQGLRCKTCKVSVHLWCSEEISRQQCPGKVSSSFRRNFSSPLLVHEPPPACVTSKESPPSGASGKVDPVYETLRYGTSLALMNRSSFSSTSESPTRSLSERDELTEDGEGSIRSSEEGPGDSVFTAPAEGEGSGPEEKSPGQQPPKPPLRKDVGPMYSYVALYKFLPQENNDLALQPGDRIMLVDDSNEDWWKGKIGDRVGFFPANFVQRVRPGENVWRCCQPFSGNKEQGYMSLKENQICVGVGRSKDADGFIRVSSGKKRGLVPADALTEI; from the exons atGACCGAAATGAGCGAGAAGGAGAACGAACCGGATGACGCGGCCACCCACACGCCCCCGGGGACCGTCTCAGCCCTCCAGGAGACCAAG CTCCAGCGGTTCAAGCGCTCACTTTCCCTCAAGACCATCCTCCGAAGTAAGAGCGTGGAGAACTTCTTCCTTCgctcaggctctgagctcaagTGCCCCACTGaggtgctgctgacccccccaaccccgctgccccctccctccccaccaccggcatctacagatgggggcctccctcccccggccccctctccctgccccatcccGCGGCCCCTGGCACCACTCAAACCGGTCAGACTGCACAGCTTCCAGGAACACATCTTCAAGAGAGCCAGCCCCTGTGAGCTCTGCCACCAGCTCATTGTGG GAAACTCCAAGCAGGGTCTGCGGTGTAAGACGTGCAAAGTCAGCGTCCACCTCTGGTGCTCCGAGGAGATCTCCCGCCAGCAATGCCCAGGCAAGGTG TCCTCCTCCTTCCGTCGCAACTTCAGCTCTCCGCTCCTTGTGCATGAGCCACCTCCCGCCTGTGTCACAAGCAAAGAGTCCCCACCCTCCG GGGCCAGCGGAAAGGTAGACCCCGTCTACGAGACCCTGCGCTATGGCACCTCCTTGGCACTGATGAATCGCTCCAGCTTCAGCAGTACCTCTGAGTCCCCCACGCGGAGCCTG AGTGAGCGGGATGAGCTGACTGAGGATGGGGAAGGCAGCATCCGCAGCTCAGAGGAGGGCCCTGGAGACAGTG TATTCACAGCCCCGGCCGAGGGTGAAGGGTCAGGACCAGAGGAGAAGAGCCCCGGACAGCAG CCCCCTAAACCCCCTCTGCGAAAGGACGTGGGGCCCATGTACTCCTACGTCGCGCTCTACAAGTTTCTGCCCCAAGAGAACAATGACCTGGCTCTACA GCCTGGGGACCGGATCATGCTGGTGGATGACTCTAACGAGGACTGGTGGAAG GGCAAGATTGGCGACCGGGTTGGCTTCTTCCCAGCCAATTTTGTGCAGCGAGTAAGGCCAGGTGAGAACGTTTGGCGCTGCTGCCAGCCCTTCTCTGGGAACAAGGAACAGGGGTACATGAGCCTCAAGGAGAACCAG ATCTGTGTGGGCGTGGGCAGGAGCAAGGATGCTGACGGCTTCATTCGCGTCAGCAGCGGCAAGAAGCGGGGCCTGGTGCCAGCCGACGCCCTGACCGAGATCTGA
- the STAC2 gene encoding SH3 and cysteine-rich domain-containing protein 2 isoform X4, which produces MTEMSEKENEPDDAATHTPPGTVSALQETKLQRFKRSLSLKTILRSKSVENFFLRSGSELKCPTEVLLTPPTPLPPPSPPPASTDGGLPPPAPSPCPIPRPLAPLKPVRLHSFQEHIFKRASPCELCHQLIVGNSKQGLRCKTCKVSVHLWCSEEISRQQCPGKVSSSFRRNFSSPLLVHEPPPACVTSKESPPSVFTAPAEGEGSGPEEKSPGQQVGESMVSGSICSFIYPTSTGMGNARPPKPPLRKDVGPMYSYVALYKFLPQENNDLALQPGDRIMLVDDSNEDWWKGKIGDRVGFFPANFVQRVRPGENVWRCCQPFSGNKEQGYMSLKENQICVGVGRSKDADGFIRVSSGKKRGLVPADALTEI; this is translated from the exons atGACCGAAATGAGCGAGAAGGAGAACGAACCGGATGACGCGGCCACCCACACGCCCCCGGGGACCGTCTCAGCCCTCCAGGAGACCAAG CTCCAGCGGTTCAAGCGCTCACTTTCCCTCAAGACCATCCTCCGAAGTAAGAGCGTGGAGAACTTCTTCCTTCgctcaggctctgagctcaagTGCCCCACTGaggtgctgctgacccccccaaccccgctgccccctccctccccaccaccggcatctacagatgggggcctccctcccccggccccctctccctgccccatcccGCGGCCCCTGGCACCACTCAAACCGGTCAGACTGCACAGCTTCCAGGAACACATCTTCAAGAGAGCCAGCCCCTGTGAGCTCTGCCACCAGCTCATTGTGG GAAACTCCAAGCAGGGTCTGCGGTGTAAGACGTGCAAAGTCAGCGTCCACCTCTGGTGCTCCGAGGAGATCTCCCGCCAGCAATGCCCAGGCAAGGTG TCCTCCTCCTTCCGTCGCAACTTCAGCTCTCCGCTCCTTGTGCATGAGCCACCTCCCGCCTGTGTCACAAGCAAAGAGTCCCCACCCTCCG TATTCACAGCCCCGGCCGAGGGTGAAGGGTCAGGACCAGAGGAGAAGAGCCCCGGACAGCAG GTGGGTGAGAGCATGGTGAGTGGGAGTATCTGCTCCTTCATTTATCCTACGTCTACGGGGATGGGCAATGCCAGG CCCCCTAAACCCCCTCTGCGAAAGGACGTGGGGCCCATGTACTCCTACGTCGCGCTCTACAAGTTTCTGCCCCAAGAGAACAATGACCTGGCTCTACA GCCTGGGGACCGGATCATGCTGGTGGATGACTCTAACGAGGACTGGTGGAAG GGCAAGATTGGCGACCGGGTTGGCTTCTTCCCAGCCAATTTTGTGCAGCGAGTAAGGCCAGGTGAGAACGTTTGGCGCTGCTGCCAGCCCTTCTCTGGGAACAAGGAACAGGGGTACATGAGCCTCAAGGAGAACCAG ATCTGTGTGGGCGTGGGCAGGAGCAAGGATGCTGACGGCTTCATTCGCGTCAGCAGCGGCAAGAAGCGGGGCCTGGTGCCAGCCGACGCCCTGACCGAGATCTGA
- the STAC2 gene encoding SH3 and cysteine-rich domain-containing protein 2 isoform X5, which translates to MTEMSEKENEPDDAATHTPPGTVSALQETKLQRFKRSLSLKTILRSKSVENFFLRSGSELKCPTEVLLTPPTPLPPPSPPPASTDGGLPPPAPSPCPIPRPLAPLKPVRLHSFQEHIFKRASPCELCHQLIVGNSKQGLRCKTCKVSVHLWCSEEISRQQCPGKVSSSFRRNFSSPLLVHEPPPACVTSKESPPSVFTAPAEGEGSGPEEKSPGQQPPKPPLRKDVGPMYSYVALYKFLPQENNDLALQPGDRIMLVDDSNEDWWKGKIGDRVGFFPANFVQRVRPGENVWRCCQPFSGNKEQGYMSLKENQICVGVGRSKDADGFIRVSSGKKRGLVPADALTEI; encoded by the exons atGACCGAAATGAGCGAGAAGGAGAACGAACCGGATGACGCGGCCACCCACACGCCCCCGGGGACCGTCTCAGCCCTCCAGGAGACCAAG CTCCAGCGGTTCAAGCGCTCACTTTCCCTCAAGACCATCCTCCGAAGTAAGAGCGTGGAGAACTTCTTCCTTCgctcaggctctgagctcaagTGCCCCACTGaggtgctgctgacccccccaaccccgctgccccctccctccccaccaccggcatctacagatgggggcctccctcccccggccccctctccctgccccatcccGCGGCCCCTGGCACCACTCAAACCGGTCAGACTGCACAGCTTCCAGGAACACATCTTCAAGAGAGCCAGCCCCTGTGAGCTCTGCCACCAGCTCATTGTGG GAAACTCCAAGCAGGGTCTGCGGTGTAAGACGTGCAAAGTCAGCGTCCACCTCTGGTGCTCCGAGGAGATCTCCCGCCAGCAATGCCCAGGCAAGGTG TCCTCCTCCTTCCGTCGCAACTTCAGCTCTCCGCTCCTTGTGCATGAGCCACCTCCCGCCTGTGTCACAAGCAAAGAGTCCCCACCCTCCG TATTCACAGCCCCGGCCGAGGGTGAAGGGTCAGGACCAGAGGAGAAGAGCCCCGGACAGCAG CCCCCTAAACCCCCTCTGCGAAAGGACGTGGGGCCCATGTACTCCTACGTCGCGCTCTACAAGTTTCTGCCCCAAGAGAACAATGACCTGGCTCTACA GCCTGGGGACCGGATCATGCTGGTGGATGACTCTAACGAGGACTGGTGGAAG GGCAAGATTGGCGACCGGGTTGGCTTCTTCCCAGCCAATTTTGTGCAGCGAGTAAGGCCAGGTGAGAACGTTTGGCGCTGCTGCCAGCCCTTCTCTGGGAACAAGGAACAGGGGTACATGAGCCTCAAGGAGAACCAG ATCTGTGTGGGCGTGGGCAGGAGCAAGGATGCTGACGGCTTCATTCGCGTCAGCAGCGGCAAGAAGCGGGGCCTGGTGCCAGCCGACGCCCTGACCGAGATCTGA